A genomic window from Thiomonas arsenitoxydans includes:
- a CDS encoding SURF1 family protein → MSKQITSDFGMLMSEKAFGPKELLIIILGLLVIGVTTSLGFWQLGRAHEKEALNLQMDQREKAHPLQIGQAEVRLSRDVWRRAEARGVFAEQWTIYLQNRQQNEQVGFWVLTPLKLAGSDTYLMVLRGWVPRNFQAMDLIKPYKTPQGLTVIDGLIAPPPSEWFSFFAEPPGQVIRQNVNLQKYADFHHIKLLPFVLRQSGDLHDGLGRQWPAAKTGVGTNYGYAAQWFGMSATGVVLLLYFVFQRLRKTKSKRGAEGPTAPHVL, encoded by the coding sequence ATGTCTAAACAGATTACCTCAGATTTCGGGATGCTGATGTCTGAGAAGGCCTTTGGCCCCAAAGAGTTGCTGATCATCATTTTGGGGCTGTTGGTGATCGGAGTGACGACGTCGCTCGGATTTTGGCAACTGGGCCGCGCGCACGAAAAAGAGGCGCTCAATTTGCAGATGGATCAGCGCGAAAAGGCGCATCCGCTGCAGATCGGTCAGGCCGAAGTTCGGCTCAGTCGGGATGTCTGGCGGCGCGCTGAAGCGCGTGGTGTGTTTGCCGAGCAGTGGACGATCTACCTGCAGAACCGACAGCAGAACGAGCAGGTGGGCTTCTGGGTGCTGACGCCCTTGAAGCTAGCAGGCAGCGATACTTATTTGATGGTGCTGCGCGGTTGGGTGCCGCGAAATTTTCAGGCGATGGACTTGATCAAGCCCTATAAAACGCCTCAAGGATTGACAGTGATCGATGGACTTATTGCCCCGCCGCCATCAGAATGGTTTTCGTTTTTTGCCGAGCCGCCGGGCCAGGTCATACGCCAGAACGTCAATCTGCAGAAGTACGCGGACTTTCATCACATCAAGCTTCTGCCCTTCGTGTTGAGACAGTCAGGCGACCTGCACGATGGACTTGGCAGGCAGTGGCCCGCAGCGAAAACCGGAGTCGGCACCAACTATGGCTATGCCGCGCAGTGGTTTGGCATGAGTGCCACGGGTGTGGTGTTACTGCTGTATTTTGTCTTTCAGCGTTTGCGCAAGACCAAGTCAAAGCGTGGCGCCGAAGGCCCGACTGCACCGCATGTGCTGTGA
- a CDS encoding cytochrome c oxidase subunit 3 codes for MASTTQPHGYFLPGPSAYPLLTAAGLLAMAFGAGLWFNGVQHMEWLLLAGFLWLVYVVYHWFGQAIGESEGGKHSQRVDTSFRWSMAWFIFSEVMFFASFFGALYYSREFSLPDLSALHSKILWPNFTGTWPSTGPGGLIPSLHEALGPWPIPTINTALLLSSGVTLTISHHALRASHRGKAIFWLSLTIALGVLFLFMQGYEYHHAYTVEGVKLTSGIYGSTFFMLTGFHGFHVFLGATMLSVVLVRLIRGNFTADHHFAFEGAAWYWHFVDVVWLLLYVLVYWL; via the coding sequence ATGGCATCTACAACCCAGCCCCATGGCTATTTTCTGCCTGGGCCTTCCGCATATCCCCTGCTGACGGCGGCGGGTTTGCTGGCGATGGCGTTTGGCGCAGGGCTCTGGTTCAATGGCGTACAGCACATGGAGTGGCTGCTGCTGGCCGGTTTCCTCTGGTTGGTGTATGTCGTTTACCACTGGTTCGGTCAGGCGATCGGTGAGAGCGAGGGCGGCAAACATAGCCAGCGCGTCGATACCTCCTTTCGCTGGAGCATGGCCTGGTTCATCTTCTCCGAGGTGATGTTCTTCGCCTCGTTCTTTGGCGCGCTGTATTACTCACGCGAATTTTCTCTGCCGGATCTCTCGGCCCTGCACAGCAAGATTCTGTGGCCGAATTTCACGGGAACCTGGCCGTCCACCGGTCCGGGCGGCTTGATTCCGTCCTTGCATGAGGCGCTAGGCCCTTGGCCTATTCCGACCATCAACACCGCACTGCTGCTGAGTTCTGGCGTCACGCTCACCATTTCTCACCATGCGCTGCGGGCATCGCATCGCGGTAAGGCTATTTTCTGGCTGTCACTGACGATTGCGCTTGGTGTGTTGTTCCTTTTCATGCAGGGCTATGAGTATCACCACGCTTACACCGTTGAGGGTGTGAAACTGACCTCAGGTATTTACGGTTCGACCTTTTTCATGCTGACCGGGTTTCACGGTTTCCACGTGTTTCTCGGTGCGACCATGTTGTCCGTAGTGCTGGTTCGCTTGATCAGGGGTAATTTCACTGCAGATCATCACTTCGCCTTCGAAGGCGCCGCCTGGTATTGGCACTTCGTCGACGTGGTCTGGTTGCTGCTGTACGTCTTGGTTTACTGGCTCTAA
- a CDS encoding COX15/CtaA family protein, with protein sequence MSVASNAIWQFSLHWVQALVWVLVLAGVFWMGLKMRWSKLTAVLVFLTLDLVMFGSYVRLTDSGLGCPDWPGCYAKFTPLQAHEQIAQAVEEQGGTQGYVSPFKAWVEMIHRYAGSIIGTLIMVLLARAIWAKKHGEDIKLGLPIVLFFWVVLQGLFGKWTVTMQLIPLIVTLHLMGGVILLALLAWFWMRNRADLVSVNAGALTRALLWIAMIAVGIQIFLGGWTSTNYAALACSGFPTCNGSFDPNANWAQGFTLWRHLGLTGDGQPITEAALVAIQWGHRLFAIVATAAVFAAVAALWRFTALRRLAMWIAIAVVLQVVFGIVLVTEGHPLIVAVAHNGGSAVLMLLLVMGIYRVSATARQQAPSESLGSAFVKVTPPHPLPKH encoded by the coding sequence ATGAGTGTCGCAAGCAATGCCATTTGGCAGTTTTCTCTGCACTGGGTGCAGGCGCTGGTGTGGGTGCTGGTGCTGGCCGGGGTGTTTTGGATGGGACTGAAAATGCGCTGGTCCAAGCTCACCGCGGTACTGGTGTTCCTCACCCTCGATCTGGTGATGTTCGGCTCGTATGTGCGCCTGACCGACTCCGGCCTGGGCTGCCCCGACTGGCCCGGCTGTTATGCCAAGTTCACGCCGCTGCAGGCGCATGAGCAGATCGCGCAGGCGGTAGAAGAGCAAGGCGGCACCCAGGGCTATGTGAGCCCCTTCAAAGCCTGGGTGGAAATGATCCATCGCTACGCCGGCAGCATTATCGGCACGCTGATCATGGTGCTGCTGGCCCGGGCGATCTGGGCGAAAAAACATGGAGAAGACATCAAGCTCGGCTTGCCGATCGTGCTCTTTTTCTGGGTGGTCCTGCAAGGCCTGTTCGGTAAATGGACGGTGACCATGCAGTTGATTCCCCTGATCGTCACCCTGCATCTCATGGGGGGCGTCATCCTGCTGGCGCTACTGGCCTGGTTCTGGATGCGAAACCGGGCAGATTTGGTGAGCGTGAACGCCGGCGCGCTCACGCGCGCTTTGCTGTGGATCGCGATGATCGCGGTCGGCATTCAGATTTTCCTCGGCGGCTGGACGAGTACCAACTACGCCGCTCTGGCCTGCAGCGGCTTTCCTACCTGCAATGGAAGTTTCGACCCCAATGCCAACTGGGCGCAGGGCTTCACGCTTTGGCGCCACCTAGGTCTGACCGGTGATGGCCAGCCGATCACCGAGGCCGCGCTGGTGGCCATTCAATGGGGGCACCGCCTGTTCGCCATCGTCGCCACCGCGGCGGTGTTTGCGGCCGTGGCGGCGCTCTGGCGTTTTACAGCATTGCGCCGTCTGGCGATGTGGATTGCAATTGCCGTGGTGCTGCAAGTCGTTTTCGGCATCGTGCTGGTCACCGAGGGGCATCCCCTGATCGTTGCTGTGGCGCATAACGGCGGCTCAGCCGTTCTGATGCTGCTGCTCGTCATGGGGATTTACCGCGTCAGCGCCACCGCGCGTCAACAAGCGCCTTCGGAATCGCTCGGCTCGGCCTTCGTCAAAGTGACGCCGCCCCATCCCTTGCCGAAGCATTGA
- a CDS encoding SCO family protein, protein MSSPLTSSLPPSAQPPVRKPRSMLTLWLLFAMAAAPIVAAFFLFYVVHPAGKPPYGSLVEPQRPIPLNLGLKTLDGQPYSLKRLEGYWLMVMAAPGACDKECQQSLFYMRQIRIAQGDNRDQVVRVWLVTDDAPINPGVLEPAEGTLILRGNPQQLASWLPHKDGSLQGPTWLVDPFGHLMMQFPANPDPTRMRRVLAKLLYNNAGIKFKHVEPVQ, encoded by the coding sequence GTGAGCTCTCCCTTGACCTCCAGCCTGCCCCCCTCCGCCCAGCCGCCTGTGCGCAAACCGCGGTCGATGTTGACGCTGTGGCTGTTGTTCGCCATGGCGGCAGCGCCCATCGTGGCCGCGTTTTTTCTGTTTTACGTCGTCCATCCTGCGGGCAAGCCGCCTTACGGCAGTCTGGTCGAGCCGCAGCGCCCGATTCCCTTGAATCTCGGCCTTAAAACGCTGGACGGTCAACCCTACAGCCTGAAACGGCTCGAGGGCTACTGGCTGATGGTGATGGCAGCGCCGGGCGCCTGCGACAAAGAGTGCCAACAATCCTTGTTTTACATGCGGCAGATCCGCATCGCCCAGGGCGATAACCGCGACCAGGTCGTGCGCGTCTGGCTGGTGACGGACGATGCGCCGATCAACCCAGGCGTGTTGGAGCCGGCCGAAGGAACGTTGATCTTGCGCGGCAACCCGCAACAACTGGCCAGTTGGCTGCCTCACAAAGACGGCAGCTTGCAGGGGCCGACGTGGCTAGTCGATCCGTTCGGCCACCTGATGATGCAGTTTCCGGCCAACCCCGATCCCACCCGGATGCGGCGTGTGCTCGCCAAGCTGCTCTACAACAACGCCGGTATCAAGTTCAAGCATGTGGAGCCCGTCCAATGA
- a CDS encoding twin transmembrane helix small protein gives MKILIPIAFLLIIGSLFSGLFFVMKDKGKSNRAVYALTFRVGFSVLLFLILIISYKMGWIHPHDVGQ, from the coding sequence ATGAAAATCCTGATCCCCATCGCCTTCCTGCTCATCATCGGCAGCCTGTTTTCCGGCCTATTCTTTGTGATGAAGGATAAGGGCAAAAGCAATCGCGCTGTGTACGCACTGACTTTCCGGGTGGGATTCTCGGTCTTGCTTTTTTTGATTCTGATCATCAGCTACAAGATGGGGTGGATACACCCACATGATGTCGGGCAATAA
- a CDS encoding DUF2970 domain-containing protein, translating to MSSPSQPSFLRALVAVLWSFAGIRKSSERSKDFQNAKPEHIIAAGLLAALVFVVGLILIVNLVISSAART from the coding sequence TTGAGCTCACCTTCTCAGCCTTCTTTCCTGCGCGCATTGGTTGCCGTACTCTGGTCTTTTGCCGGAATACGCAAATCGAGTGAGCGAAGTAAAGATTTTCAGAATGCAAAACCCGAGCACATCATTGCGGCAGGACTGTTGGCTGCTTTGGTCTTTGTGGTCGGACTGATATTGATAGTTAATTTAGTGATTTCAAGCGCGGCGCGCACATAA
- the cyoE gene encoding heme o synthase has protein sequence MNHQVLNNTPSPLRVASQLYALTKPRVVQLIVFCAVIGMFLAEPTLPAWQPVLFGTLGIWLVASAAAAFNCLVEQKIDAVMRRTAWRPSANGELSAPVIITFSGVLCAAGMWLLYTQVNPLTMWLTFGTFVGYAVVYTIFLKPATPQNIVIGGASGAMPPVLGWAAVSGNVSVDAMLLFLIIFLWTPPHFWALALYRVEDYKKSGLPMLPVTHGSEFTRTQILLYTLLLSAVTLLPYVLGMSGLIYLASAVVLDGIFIAYAWALKREYSDLLSRKTFRYSILYLSLLFAALLVDHYLHFHFV, from the coding sequence ATGAATCATCAAGTTCTCAACAACACCCCCAGCCCCCTGCGAGTTGCGTCGCAGCTTTACGCGCTGACCAAGCCGCGCGTGGTGCAGCTGATCGTGTTCTGCGCGGTCATCGGCATGTTTCTCGCCGAGCCCACCCTGCCGGCTTGGCAGCCGGTGTTGTTCGGTACGCTGGGCATCTGGCTGGTGGCCAGCGCTGCAGCTGCGTTCAACTGTCTGGTTGAGCAGAAGATCGATGCGGTGATGCGCCGCACCGCCTGGCGGCCCTCGGCCAATGGTGAACTGAGCGCGCCGGTCATCATCACGTTTTCTGGGGTGCTGTGCGCCGCCGGCATGTGGCTGCTCTACACCCAGGTCAACCCGCTGACCATGTGGCTGACCTTCGGCACCTTCGTCGGCTATGCCGTGGTTTACACCATCTTTCTCAAACCGGCCACGCCGCAGAACATCGTCATTGGCGGCGCCTCGGGCGCCATGCCGCCGGTACTGGGCTGGGCGGCAGTGAGCGGCAACGTCTCGGTCGACGCCATGCTGCTGTTTCTCATCATCTTTCTGTGGACGCCGCCGCATTTCTGGGCGCTGGCGCTTTACCGGGTGGAAGATTACAAAAAGTCCGGACTGCCCATGCTGCCGGTCACGCATGGTTCCGAGTTCACCCGCACACAGATTCTGCTCTACACCCTGCTGCTCAGCGCGGTGACGCTGCTGCCCTATGTGCTGGGCATGAGCGGCCTGATCTATTTGGCCAGCGCGGTGGTGCTCGACGGCATTTTTATCGCCTACGCCTGGGCGCTCAAACGCGAGTACAGCGATTTGCTCTCGCGCAAGACTTTCCGCTATTCCATCCTGTACCTTTCGCTGCTCTTCGCCGCCCTGCTGGTGGACCATTACCTGCACTTCCACTTCGTCTGA
- a CDS encoding SCO family protein, with translation MPARFSAARRSLVLSAAFAPLASLVLTACSKPYVFHGVDITGVPYADGFSLTDFNGKTRTLADFAGKVVVMYFGYTQCPDICPASMQVVAQAMDDLGEKARDVQFLFVTVDPERDTPEILKAYVTHFNPTFLALTGTPAQIALTAKDFKVYYKKVPGKTPGSYTMDHTAGFYVFDPKGKIRLFEREGVSAKDLAQDINALIEGH, from the coding sequence ATGCCCGCCCGCTTTTCTGCCGCACGTCGCTCGCTGGTTCTGTCTGCCGCTTTTGCGCCCCTTGCCTCTTTGGTGCTGACGGCCTGCAGCAAGCCCTATGTGTTTCACGGCGTGGACATCACCGGGGTGCCTTATGCCGACGGCTTTTCGCTGACCGATTTCAATGGCAAGACGCGAACCCTGGCTGACTTTGCCGGCAAGGTGGTGGTGATGTACTTCGGCTATACCCAATGCCCCGACATCTGCCCGGCATCGATGCAGGTAGTGGCGCAGGCCATGGACGATCTGGGCGAGAAAGCCCGCGATGTGCAGTTTCTGTTCGTTACCGTCGACCCCGAGCGTGACACGCCGGAAATCCTCAAGGCCTACGTCACTCATTTCAACCCGACTTTCCTGGCGCTTACCGGCACGCCCGCGCAGATCGCTCTGACGGCGAAAGACTTCAAGGTCTATTACAAAAAAGTACCGGGCAAGACGCCGGGCAGCTACACCATGGATCACACCGCCGGGTTTTATGTGTTCGATCCCAAGGGCAAGATCCGGCTGTTCGAGCGCGAGGGCGTCTCGGCCAAAGATCTGGCACAGGACATCAACGCCCTGATTGAAGGGCATTGA